The Stomoxys calcitrans chromosome 3, idStoCalc2.1, whole genome shotgun sequence genome includes a region encoding these proteins:
- the LOC131995822 gene encoding putative nuclease HARBI1 — MPAGMFLALLASRKEAFYLERVKRRKLRDAFDPTDIPDSCFIALYRLNREAFSDVLREVGPYIKKGSIPVKLQLAATLRHLAVGSFQGVIANDLNIGIARTTMCKLLWQVIKVLEDKLCPKWINLEMSENEMQSSKMHFYEKFGLPGVIGCVDGTHIRIIKPPLDASLYYNRKGYFSINAMIICDYQMRIRAIEAGRPGSSHDSFIWNLSEAKIFFTSQRRNGMRNSWLLGDSGYPLESFLMTPFKDPQPGTHQHRFNIAHTSARNIVERTIGNLKSRFRCLQNSAIQYVPQKVVKLVNVCCALHNICKHYNLRYEDILVDNEPPDQEDDIYSEENDDLPNSAESRTIRDNIALSLS; from the exons atgcCTGCAGGCATGTTTTTGGCTTTGTTAGCTTCTAGAAAAGAAGCATTTTATTTGGAACGTGTTAAACGTCGTAAGTTAAGGGATGCTTTTGATCCTACCGATATCCCAGATAGTTG CTTCATTGCTCTGTATAGACTAAACAGGGAAGCATTTTCAGATGTTTTGAGAGAAGTTGGTccatatataaaaaaaggaaGCATTCCAGTTAAGCTTCAATTGGCGGCTACCCTAAGACATCTTGCAGTGGGCAGTTTTCAGGGAGTCATTGCAAACGACTTGAACATCGGTATTGCACGTACAACAATGTGCAAACTATTGTGGCAAGTTATAAAAGTGCTTGAAGACAAATTATgtccaaaatggataaatcTCGAAATGTCCGAAAATGAAATGCAATCGTCAAAGATGCACTTTTACGAAAAGTTCGGATTGCCTGGGGTGATAGGTTGCGTTGATGGCACACACATTAGGATAATTAAACCACCCTTGGATGCATCTCTCTACTACAACAGGAAGGGATATTTTAGCATTAATGCAATGATT attTGTGACTACCAAATGAGAATTCGTGCTATAGAGGCTGGTAGGCCAGGATCTTCTCATGATTCATTTATTTGGAATTTAAgtgaagccaaaattttcttcACATCCCAAAGAAGGAATGGAATGCGAAACAGTTGGCTTCTAGGGGATAGTGGTTACCCACTTGAATCATTTCTCATGACTCCATTCAAAGATCCTCAACCTGGAACTCACCAGCACCGTTTTAATATTGCGCATACCTCAGCTAGGAATATAGTTGAAAGAACTATCGGCAATCTCAAGAGCAGATTTAGATGCTTACAAAACAGTGCGATTCAATATGTTCCGCAGAAGGTAGTTAAACTTGTCAACGTTTGTTGCGCATTGCACAACATTTGCAAGCACTACAATTTACGATATGAAGATATTCTTGTTGATAACGAACCCCCAGACCAAGAAGATGATATATATTCTGAGGAGAACGATGACTTGCCAAATAGCGCCGAAAGCCGAACAATTAGAGATAACATTGCATTATCACTCTCATAA
- the LOC131996083 gene encoding uncharacterized protein LOC131996083 — MIKQNKTKFITLPPRNMGKHKNNNQDNILLDFMRNHQDIAKGFVKGDKVVVEDLWKELSGQLNAAGPPTKDVSNWKKTWIDLKCNIRKKLAHNKIETRTTGGGQFNQYVLTRIEEEIAVICGLHKVVDGIKPANNFGAQKLMSGANKENLEINTISQQEIPSEMEEIDEVFEASTPSTSKRRRVVPDINSIVEEENQHLDRIGNVLSELVKLKETVSNDLKKVCETLTSIESIKREELHEMKRHNIQLERSLVTKNEIKIKFLEVEKLKLGLGED, encoded by the exons atgataaaacaaaacaaaacaaaattcattacATTGCCGCCAAGAAACAT gggaaaacacaaaaacaacaaccaagacaacattttgctggATTTCATGAGAAATCATCAAGACATTGCCAAAGGGTTTGTTAAAGGGGACAAGGTTGTGGTGGAAGATCTGTGGAAGGAATTAAGCGGACAACTTAATGCGGCAGGTCCTCCAACTAAAGATGTATCTAATTGGAAAAAG acttggattgacttaaaatgcaaTATAAGGAAGAAGTTGGCTCACAATAAAATAGAAACGCGTACTACTGGAGGCGGCCAATTTAACCAGTATGTGCTTACACGCATAGAAGAAGAGATAGCAGTTATTTGTGGCCTACACAAAGTGGTCGATGGTATAAAACCTGCTAATAATTTTGGGGCTCAAAAATTGATGTCGGGTGCGAATAAAGAAAACTTGGAAATAAATACTATTAGTCAACAAGAAATACCATCAGAAATGGAAGAAATTGATGAAGTTTTTGAAGCATCAACTCCCTCAACTTCAAAGCGTAGGCGTGTTGTTCCCGACATTAATTCCATCGTCGAAGAAGAAAACCAACATCTAGATAGAATCGGAAATGTGTTAAGTGAATTGGTGAAACTCAAGGAAACGGTgtcaaatgatttaaaaaaagtttgtgaAACTTTGACTTCAATAGAATCTATTAAAAGAGAAGAGCTCCACGAAATGAAACGCCACAACATTCAATTAGAGCGAAGTCTAGTCACCAAAAAtgagatcaaaataaaatttctggaGGTAGAAAAGCTAAAGCTTGGTCTTGGTGAAGACTAA